The DNA window GTTCTTCTTCTGCTTCCGTCATTTGCTTAAAGTATAGAATGCTGCCGGTCGTCATTAAAAATGCAAGCCCTAAAAATCCTGTAATGAAAATAACAAGCCCAAACAGTTCTAGCATTGATTGTCTATAAGACTCTTGTGAATCTTGAGATACACTTTCACTTGCACCGTTAGCGTTCACATACTTGAAAGTTCCCTCATTTGTCGATTCTTTATACAGTGATTGAACCTCTTTTATTTTTGTTTTATCTTCTAAGTCAATTCCAACTTGTTTCGTCCATCCCGTCTGTTTTTGTACAATTGGATCGTTAGCAAGTAACTCAAACAGCTCATCTGTTACTACAAGAACTGGGCTAGCATAAGTAACTCTGTAGCTTAATAACGGCTTTTCATCTAGTTTTTTGATTTGTAAAGTAACATCACCAGCACTTGTCTTTAAGTGTACAGGCTTATTGTTCTGAAACGGCATAAACTCTGCTAGCATTCCAGAATAACCTACAAAATAGCCTTCTCCTTCTTTCAGCTTGAATTCTGGCATTACCTTTTGAGCTTCACTATGCTTCATAACTACCGTTTCGCTTGATTTAGGATCTATGTTTACCCCAGCAGGTATATCTTTCTCGAGGAGCTCTGACATATCAAATAGTACTGATAGAATAGAGAAATCCGTTTGCTTGAATTCAATCTTTTCTTCCTTCAAACGTTCTGTAAATGCTTTGCCTTGATCATTTAATAAGATAAAATCGTTAGGCACAGATTGTTGTGCATTTGCGGATGCTGAATAATACGAAATGTACGATAGAGACAAAATTGCCAGTGCAAATGCCGACAATACCGTTATGAGTGTAAGTGACTTCGCATTTCCTTTCATACGGTGCATGATTGGCGTTAGTGACAATACATCGACAAGCGATAAGTGGCCCCTTTTTTGCTTTCTAATTATATTCATCAAAAACGCAACAGAGAAACGGAAAACAAAAAAGGTTCCTCCAATTGTCGTTCCTAATATAAGAATCATTCGAATGAATAAGGCATTCGCACTTGGATTTTCTATCTCAAACAATTTCGTGGACAAATAATAACCATATGCAATGAATACAAGACCAATAAATCCAAGAAACATTTGGAATGCATTAAAACGTTTCACTCGTGTATCTGCTTCCTTGCTTGCATTAAACAAGCTAAGCAAAGAAGACCTACGAATCATAAATGACGTTTGGATTAACACAACAATTAATAGAATTGCAAATACAGATAAAGTCATTTGGAGTGCTTGTGTCGAAAATGTCATTGCCACTAATGCCTCTTTTTCTAGAAGGCGCAACAAAATCATTGTAAATAATCGCGAAGTTAAATATCCTATTCCAACACCAATTCCAATTGCACTACACCATAAAACAACGCTCTCTAAAGCTAGTAATCGAATAACAAGTCCTTTAGACATACCGATTAGTTGGTACAACCCAATCTCTTTACTACGTCTCTTCATAAATAAATGATTGGCGTACAAAACAAAGAAAACAACAACAAACATTAATATATACGATGCCGCTTTTATTCCTGCAGTCATTTTGACTCCACCTGAAATACCTAACACACTTGGATTATATTGCAATGTGATAAATGAAAAGTACAATGTCACACTGAAAATTAGTGCAAAGAAATACAAATAATAATGCTTAATGTTTTTCTTCATACTTCGTAAAACTAATTGACTAAGCGTCATAACCATCACCACCAAGCACACCTTGTGTATTCATAATATCTTGAAAAAATACCTTTCGATCCTTTTCCCCTTTATAAAGCTCCGTATATAGTTGCCCATCTTTTAAAAACAAAACTCTACTACAAAAGCTCGCAGCTACAGGATCATGCGTAACCATCATAATTGTCACTTTTTTATCTCGATTAATCTTTTCTAAATTACTTAATAGGGCTGTTGCAGACTTCGAATCGAGTGCACCTGTTGGTTCATCTGCAAAAACAATCGAGGGATTCGTTATTAATGCTCTTGCAGCTGAAGTTCTTTGTTTTTGCCCCCCAGAAATTTCATTTGGATATTTAGCAGCTAATTCTTTTATATCAAGTAATTTAGTAATTTCATTAAAACGATGTTCAGCATCTTTTTTCGATACTTTACTTATAGATAAGGGCAGTAAAATATTTTCTTTCACCGTTAACGTATCCAGAAGATTATAATCTTGGAAGATAAACCCTAATTGCTCTCTCCGGAAGCTAGATAGTTCTCGTTCTTTCATCTTTCTTAAATTGTTCCCATCAATCTCAATAACCCCTTCTGTTGCATGGTCAATTGAACAAAGTACATTTAGGAGAGTTGTTTTCCCTGAACCTGAAGGACCCATGATCCCAACAAATTCTCCCTCTTTCACTTCCAGATCAATCCCCTTTAGCACTTCTTGAGCATTTACTTTTTTACCATATACTTTTTTTATTTTACGTCCACTTAATATCGTCATTTCCGTTCCTCCTACCACTTTATATACCTATTGTACCGTTTTACTTTTCATCTTTCGTTTGATTTAGATGACAAACGAAAAGAGTAGATGACAATTTTGTCACCTACTCGAAATTTGAAGAAATTCATTTTTGAGGGGAAAGCGTAAAGAGAAAGTAGAACCAACACCTTGCTCCGATTGAACAAATATTACTATACCAAGCTTTTCTGCTGCATTTTTAGCTAAATATAAGCCCATTCCTGTTGAAGCTGTAGTGAGACGACCTGTTAATCCAGTAAATGATTTATCAAAAATACGGGGTAAATCCGCCTGACTAATCCCTATACCTTCATCTTGAACATGCAAAACAATATGACCCGTATCTTCTTTTGACGCAAAAATTTGTATTTCCGCATTTTCCATGCTATATTTCACTGCATTAGACAATAGCTGGCGAATAATAAAGGATAGCCATTTTTGATCGGTTAGCACTTCCTTATCCAAATTATCTAAGTCAAATCCAATTCCCTTTTCCAAACACCATGATTGTAATTCCTTAATTTCTTTATGTACAATTTTTTGAAGCACAACAGATTCTATCATATTATCTCGTTCAATAGCAGGAAGACGTGTATGATGCAATTGCTGGTCTAAAAGCAAGTGAATACGGAGCCATTGTAGCTCCAGTTTTTTCTGTGTAGAAGGATTGTCTAGTGAATCAATCATTAATTTCATCGCAGTTAATGGTGTTTTCACTTCATGAATCCATGTAAGTGTACGGTCATATTCCTCTGAAAACTCCACTTTTACACCATTCAACTCTTCTCTGCTCTTTAATATCATCTCTTCCATTGATTTAGAAATAAGCCTTTCAAACGGGGAAGTTCCATCTGGAATAGCATTCAGAAAACTATCTACTTCATTTTCTGCTTGCCTCTGTACTTCATTGAGCTTTCTTAAATAATTTGTTTCTACAAAAAAACGCCATGTTAAGAACACGATGAACAATAATGTATTTACACTATTAATATATCGAATAGAAACATGGCTAAAAGTTATATCTAAAGTCAATATAAAGTTTAGCCATATTTGTAAAATAATAAAAAATAGAATCCACGCTTTCTTTTCTTTTAAAAATAATAACAACAAAATAGACTATCCCTCCTTCGTAATCGCCAGA is part of the Psychrobacillus sp. FSL H8-0483 genome and encodes:
- a CDS encoding ABC transporter permease yields the protein MTLSQLVLRSMKKNIKHYYLYFFALIFSVTLYFSFITLQYNPSVLGISGGVKMTAGIKAASYILMFVVVFFVLYANHLFMKRRSKEIGLYQLIGMSKGLVIRLLALESVVLWCSAIGIGVGIGYLTSRLFTMILLRLLEKEALVAMTFSTQALQMTLSVFAILLIVVLIQTSFMIRRSSLLSLFNASKEADTRVKRFNAFQMFLGFIGLVFIAYGYYLSTKLFEIENPSANALFIRMILILGTTIGGTFFVFRFSVAFLMNIIRKQKRGHLSLVDVLSLTPIMHRMKGNAKSLTLITVLSAFALAILSLSYISYYSASANAQQSVPNDFILLNDQGKAFTERLKEEKIEFKQTDFSILSVLFDMSELLEKDIPAGVNIDPKSSETVVMKHSEAQKVMPEFKLKEGEGYFVGYSGMLAEFMPFQNNKPVHLKTSAGDVTLQIKKLDEKPLLSYRVTYASPVLVVTDELFELLANDPIVQKQTGWTKQVGIDLEDKTKIKEVQSLYKESTNEGTFKYVNANGASESVSQDSQESYRQSMLELFGLVIFITGFLGLAFLMTTGSILYFKQMTEAEEERASYTVLRKIGFSKKDLMKGIYMKQVFNFGVPLVIGLAHSYFAVKSGWMMFGTELVTPLLITMGVYVLLYSIFALLSVGYYRKVVNESL
- a CDS encoding sensor histidine kinase, whose translation is MLLLFLKEKKAWILFFIILQIWLNFILTLDITFSHVSIRYINSVNTLLFIVFLTWRFFVETNYLRKLNEVQRQAENEVDSFLNAIPDGTSPFERLISKSMEEMILKSREELNGVKVEFSEEYDRTLTWIHEVKTPLTAMKLMIDSLDNPSTQKKLELQWLRIHLLLDQQLHHTRLPAIERDNMIESVVLQKIVHKEIKELQSWCLEKGIGFDLDNLDKEVLTDQKWLSFIIRQLLSNAVKYSMENAEIQIFASKEDTGHIVLHVQDEGIGISQADLPRIFDKSFTGLTGRLTTASTGMGLYLAKNAAEKLGIVIFVQSEQGVGSTFSLRFPLKNEFLQISSR
- a CDS encoding ABC transporter ATP-binding protein translates to MTILSGRKIKKVYGKKVNAQEVLKGIDLEVKEGEFVGIMGPSGSGKTTLLNVLCSIDHATEGVIEIDGNNLRKMKERELSSFRREQLGFIFQDYNLLDTLTVKENILLPLSISKVSKKDAEHRFNEITKLLDIKELAAKYPNEISGGQKQRTSAARALITNPSIVFADEPTGALDSKSATALLSNLEKINRDKKVTIMMVTHDPVAASFCSRVLFLKDGQLYTELYKGEKDRKVFFQDIMNTQGVLGGDGYDA